From one Catenulispora sp. GP43 genomic stretch:
- a CDS encoding Fur family transcriptional regulator, with the protein MSTADTSGDHHGDSGRGLPAQGRSTRQRSAVAALLDEVDDFRSAQDLHDLLKQRGESVGLTTVYRALQSLADAGEVDVLRTGDREVIYRRCSTPRHHHHLVCRECGKTVEVEGPAVVESWAARVAAENGYTDVSHTLEIFGTCGDH; encoded by the coding sequence GTGAGTACCGCAGACACCTCCGGCGACCACCACGGCGACAGCGGACGGGGCCTGCCGGCCCAGGGCCGCTCCACCCGCCAGCGGTCGGCGGTCGCGGCGCTGCTGGACGAGGTCGACGACTTCCGCAGCGCCCAGGACCTGCACGACCTGCTCAAGCAGCGCGGTGAGTCGGTCGGCCTGACCACGGTCTACCGCGCCCTGCAGTCCCTGGCCGACGCCGGCGAGGTGGACGTGCTGCGCACCGGCGACCGCGAGGTGATCTACCGCCGCTGCTCCACCCCGCGGCACCACCACCACCTGGTCTGCCGGGAGTGCGGCAAGACCGTCGAGGTCGAGGGCCCGGCGGTGGTGGAGAGCTGGGCGGCCCGGGTCGCCGCCGAGAACGGGTACACGGACGTGTCGCACACGCTGGAGATCTTCGGCACCTGCGGCGACCACTGA
- a CDS encoding metal ABC transporter permease, giving the protein MLNDTIFSLPFMQRAFLAALAIGLAAPAIGTYLVQRRLALMGDGLGHVALTGVGLGLLTKTSPVWGAVLVAVAGAAAVELIRERAKASGDVALAMLFYGGLAGGSMLISLSGGNANLNSYLFGSILSTSDGDLWAIAALAVGVLLVTLGLRRALFAVCQDEEFARVAGLPVRALNLLMAVTTAVTVTVGMRVVGVLMVSALMVVPVAAAQQLTRAFAATMGAAMAVGVGAAFSGVTMSYYADTPPGASIVLIAIAVFMVASICAGLVRRGRGRSGSRVRPPVTEPDPATEQAARNHPEPATMTSGRPPAGRPPGTAHRSARQPLGEGQ; this is encoded by the coding sequence ATGCTGAACGACACCATCTTCAGCCTGCCGTTCATGCAGCGCGCCTTCCTCGCGGCCCTGGCCATCGGCCTGGCCGCGCCGGCCATCGGCACCTACCTGGTGCAGCGCCGCCTGGCGCTCATGGGCGACGGGCTCGGGCACGTCGCGCTGACCGGCGTCGGGCTGGGTCTGCTGACCAAGACCTCGCCGGTGTGGGGCGCGGTGCTGGTGGCGGTGGCCGGGGCGGCGGCGGTGGAGCTGATCCGGGAGCGGGCCAAGGCCAGCGGGGACGTGGCGCTGGCCATGCTCTTCTACGGCGGGCTGGCCGGCGGGTCGATGCTGATCTCGCTGTCGGGCGGCAACGCGAATCTGAACTCGTACCTGTTCGGCTCGATCCTGTCCACCTCGGACGGGGACCTGTGGGCGATCGCGGCGCTGGCCGTCGGGGTGCTGCTGGTCACGCTGGGGCTGCGGCGGGCGCTGTTCGCGGTGTGCCAGGACGAGGAGTTCGCGCGAGTCGCCGGGCTGCCGGTGCGGGCGCTGAACCTGCTGATGGCGGTGACCACCGCGGTGACGGTGACCGTCGGCATGCGCGTGGTCGGGGTGCTCATGGTCAGCGCCCTGATGGTGGTGCCGGTGGCCGCCGCGCAGCAGCTGACCCGGGCCTTCGCCGCGACGATGGGGGCGGCCATGGCGGTCGGGGTCGGGGCCGCGTTCTCCGGCGTCACCATGTCGTACTACGCGGACACCCCGCCCGGCGCGTCGATCGTGCTCATCGCGATCGCGGTGTTCATGGTCGCCAGCATCTGCGCCGGCCTGGTCCGCCGCGGGCGGGGCCGGTCCGGGTCCCGGGTCCGGCCGCCGGTGACCGAACCGGATCCCGCGACCGAACAAGCCGCTCGCAACCACCCAGAGCCTGCCACAATGACATCGGGCCGCCCCCCGGCCGGCCGACCGCCCGGCACCGCGCACCGATCCGCACGCCAACCGCTAGGAGAAGGACAGTGA